A window of the Janthinobacterium agaricidamnosum NBRC 102515 = DSM 9628 genome harbors these coding sequences:
- a CDS encoding anti-sigma factor family protein produces the protein MIVDDNLLLAYANDSLSPGERDAVDTLLRHDAALANRVAAMQASRLPYQAAFAAQALPQMPQHLRERIMDMARISAAAPPAEEPAPAPRPAHARSRWPLLGALAAALMLGVGLHAASSAYWNSPEKIGWMTQVANYQSLYVRDTVQMVHADPAASHAVISNLYEKDHIRLAIPDMSAYGLQFKRVQRLGFNYRPLVQMVYLPSQGDPVALCVIPEKGPDVAPYTLKVRNMNMVSWRRGGLAYVLLTDTPQEQLAALGNLLYQDKLPGWLPSAAEAKNS, from the coding sequence TGCGGTCGACACGCTGCTGCGCCACGATGCGGCGCTGGCCAACCGGGTCGCCGCGATGCAGGCGTCGCGCCTGCCGTACCAGGCCGCGTTCGCCGCGCAGGCGCTGCCGCAGATGCCGCAACACCTGCGCGAGCGCATCATGGACATGGCGCGCATCAGCGCCGCCGCGCCGCCGGCGGAAGAACCCGCGCCGGCGCCCCGCCCGGCGCATGCCCGCAGCCGCTGGCCGCTGCTGGGCGCACTGGCCGCGGCGCTGATGCTGGGCGTCGGCTTGCACGCCGCGAGCAGCGCTTATTGGAACAGTCCGGAAAAAATCGGCTGGATGACCCAGGTCGCGAATTACCAGAGCCTGTATGTGCGCGATACGGTGCAGATGGTGCATGCCGACCCGGCCGCCAGCCACGCGGTGATCAGCAATCTGTACGAAAAAGACCATATCCGGCTCGCCATCCCGGACATGAGCGCCTACGGCCTGCAATTCAAGCGCGTGCAGCGGCTCGGTTTCAATTACCGGCCGCTGGTGCAGATGGTGTACCTGCCCAGCCAGGGCGACCCGGTCGCCTTGTGCGTGATTCCCGAAAAAGGCCCGGACGTGGCGCCATACACATTGAAGGTCCGGAATATGAACATGGTCAGCTGGCGCCGCGGCGGCCTGGCGTATGTGCTGCTGACCGATACGCCGCAAGAACAACTGGCGGCGCTGGGCAATCTGCTGTACCAAGACAAGCTGCCGGGATGGTTGCCGTCGGCGGCCGAGGCCAAGAATAGCTGA